The following coding sequences are from one Rubrobacter naiadicus window:
- a CDS encoding HypC/HybG/HupF family hydrogenase formation chaperone, producing MCLGIPGRVVEIVDEDLMLAKAEVGGVKRNINIGLVQEEGRKVEVGDWVLIHVGFALSRIDEAEASSTLRALEDIGDAYEQELRELKASRIE from the coding sequence ATGTGCCTAGGGATACCAGGACGGGTGGTGGAGATCGTCGACGAGGATCTGATGCTGGCCAAGGCCGAGGTCGGTGGGGTGAAGAGGAACATCAACATCGGGCTCGTGCAGGAAGAGGGGCGGAAGGTAGAGGTAGGGGACTGGGTTTTGATCCACGTGGGCTTCGCCCTCTCCAGGATAGACGAGGCGGAGGCGAGCTCCACCCTGAGGGCGCTCGAGGACATCGGCGACGCCTACGAGCAGGAGCTCAGGGAGCTCAAGGCCTCGAGGATCGAGTGA
- a CDS encoding HypC/HybG/HupF family hydrogenase formation chaperone, producing the protein MEEKNLTLPGSCTLDHDGCVVCSDAGVPVRVVSVEGDDALCEDGAGNRAEIAVDLVAPVRVGEVLLAHGGVAIGRVEEAEKK; encoded by the coding sequence ATGGAGGAGAAGAACCTGACGCTGCCCGGCTCGTGCACCCTCGACCACGACGGGTGTGTGGTGTGCTCGGACGCGGGAGTTCCAGTGCGTGTCGTCTCCGTCGAGGGGGATGACGCCCTCTGCGAGGACGGGGCCGGAAACCGGGCAGAGATAGCCGTCGACCTGGTCGCCCCGGTGCGGGTGGGCGAGGTTTTGCTCGCGCACGGAGGCGTGGCCATAGGGAGAGT
- the hypF gene encoding carbamoyltransferase HypF: MRGIVQGVGFRPFVYALARRCALSGFVRNDAGGVYIEAEGAPEALERFVRELREEAPPLAEVEAVAWRSLPVRGERGFRIEESRGGEERTALVSPDVATCGECLRELFDPADRRHRYPFTNCTDCGPRFTITLSVPYDRAATTMARFTMCPECRREYEDPSNRRFHAQPNACPVCGPRVRLLDASGTEVEAEDPIREAARALRSGRIVAVKGLGGYHLACDPFDERAVRTLRARKVRQDKPFALMARDITQARGLCRISPEEAGLLISPARPIVLLERLRGCGIAEDVAPRQNTLGVMLAYTPLHHLLLDDAGIPLVMTSGNLSDEPIAYRDEDALERLCGVADLFLTHDRPIHTRCDDSVVRVFRGEVYTIRRSRGYAPRPLPVTQGFSRPLLACGGELKSTFCLARGSHAFMSHHIGDLENYETLRSFEEGVEHYCRLFDVRPELVVYDLHPEYLSTKYARELEEEGMPAVGVQHHRAHVAGCLADNGRPASERVIGVALDGTGYGDDGAIWGGEFFEGSVEAGFERLAHLEYVPMPGGAAAVREPWRMAVSHLLGLYGEEETAGMPFAAVREAGERNVRLLARMVERGVNSPPTSSAGRLFDAVAALCGVAGSWRTTYEGQAAVELELAAPGPARRGYPFRLREEAGGWVVETGEIMRGVVGDLTVGREVAEVSARFHRTVAEVVVAVCGRLRDERGTEAVALSGGVFQNMLLLRQAVGLLEEEGFRVYVHRRVPANDGGISLGQAVLGDAVCRESEG; this comes from the coding sequence CGCAGCCTCCCGGTGCGGGGCGAGCGCGGCTTTCGCATCGAGGAGAGCCGCGGGGGCGAGGAGCGCACCGCCCTCGTCTCCCCGGACGTCGCGACCTGTGGGGAGTGCCTCAGAGAGCTCTTCGACCCGGCGGACCGCCGCCACCGCTACCCGTTCACGAACTGCACCGACTGCGGGCCGCGCTTCACGATAACCCTCTCGGTCCCCTACGACCGGGCGGCGACCACGATGGCCCGCTTCACGATGTGTCCGGAGTGCCGCCGGGAGTACGAGGACCCGTCGAACAGGCGCTTCCACGCCCAGCCGAACGCCTGCCCGGTCTGCGGGCCGCGGGTGCGGCTGCTCGACGCGAGTGGGACGGAGGTCGAGGCGGAGGACCCCATCAGGGAGGCCGCGCGGGCGCTGCGGAGCGGGAGGATCGTCGCCGTCAAGGGGCTCGGGGGTTACCATCTGGCCTGCGACCCCTTCGACGAGCGGGCGGTGCGCACCCTCCGGGCGCGCAAGGTGCGCCAGGACAAGCCCTTCGCGCTCATGGCGCGCGACATCACGCAGGCGCGAGGGCTCTGCCGGATCTCACCCGAAGAGGCCGGATTACTCATCTCCCCCGCCCGCCCGATCGTCCTCCTGGAGCGCCTGCGGGGTTGCGGGATCGCGGAGGATGTGGCCCCGCGCCAGAACACTTTAGGCGTCATGCTCGCCTACACTCCGCTGCACCACCTGCTCCTCGACGACGCGGGCATCCCGCTCGTCATGACGAGCGGGAACCTCTCCGACGAGCCGATAGCCTACCGCGACGAGGACGCGCTGGAGCGCCTCTGTGGGGTCGCGGACCTCTTCCTGACCCACGATCGGCCTATACACACGCGCTGCGACGACTCGGTGGTGCGGGTCTTCCGGGGGGAGGTCTACACCATCCGGCGCAGCCGGGGCTACGCGCCGCGGCCGCTTCCGGTTACGCAGGGCTTTTCGAGACCGCTGCTCGCCTGCGGAGGGGAGCTCAAGAGCACCTTCTGCCTCGCCAGAGGAAGCCACGCCTTCATGAGCCATCACATAGGCGACCTGGAGAACTACGAGACGCTGCGCTCCTTCGAGGAGGGGGTCGAGCACTACTGCCGGCTCTTCGACGTGAGACCGGAGCTCGTCGTCTACGATCTGCACCCGGAGTACCTCTCGACCAAGTACGCCCGGGAGCTCGAGGAGGAGGGGATGCCCGCGGTCGGCGTCCAGCACCACCGGGCTCACGTCGCGGGCTGCCTGGCGGACAACGGGAGGCCGGCTTCGGAGCGTGTGATCGGGGTGGCCCTGGACGGCACCGGCTACGGGGACGACGGCGCGATCTGGGGCGGAGAGTTCTTCGAGGGTAGCGTCGAGGCGGGCTTCGAACGTCTCGCGCACCTGGAGTACGTCCCGATGCCCGGCGGGGCGGCGGCGGTCAGGGAGCCGTGGCGGATGGCCGTCTCGCACCTCCTCGGGCTCTACGGCGAGGAAGAGACCGCGGGGATGCCGTTCGCGGCGGTGCGGGAGGCGGGCGAGCGCAACGTGCGCCTCCTCGCCCGGATGGTCGAGCGGGGCGTCAACTCCCCGCCCACCTCGAGCGCCGGGCGCCTCTTCGACGCGGTGGCCGCTCTCTGCGGGGTTGCGGGCTCGTGGCGCACCACCTACGAAGGTCAGGCCGCCGTGGAGCTGGAACTGGCCGCTCCCGGTCCGGCGCGGCGGGGCTACCCCTTCCGGCTGCGCGAAGAGGCGGGCGGGTGGGTGGTCGAGACCGGGGAGATTATGCGGGGCGTGGTCGGAGACCTGACGGTGGGCCGGGAGGTGGCGGAGGTCTCGGCGCGTTTCCACCGGACGGTCGCGGAGGTCGTCGTGGCCGTCTGCGGGCGGCTGCGCGATGAGAGAGGAACGGAGGCGGTCGCCCTCTCCGGAGGGGTCTTCCAGAACATGCTGCTGCTGCGGCAGGCCGTCGGGCTGCTGGAGGAGGAAGGTTTTCGGGTCTACGTTCACCGCAGGGTCCCGGCGAACGACGGAGGGATCTCGCTCGGGCAGGCGGTGCTCGGCGATGCGGTTTGTAGGGAGAGCGAGGGATAG